In Citrus sinensis cultivar Valencia sweet orange chromosome 2, DVS_A1.0, whole genome shotgun sequence, a single genomic region encodes these proteins:
- the LOC102612837 gene encoding uncharacterized protein LOC102612837 — MPLMNGEDHSSWLMAPPPMAPLNMEREEHWRRFDNSVNAVSFGFVATAILISMFLVMAIFERFLRPRSSMPPGPSSASDLEAQMMFNGKLNYPSPKMTVYAKGVSVLMPGEQIPTFIAHPAPAPCPPERILQPLHQYNQSFNFTSSLVENN; from the exons ATGCCTCTAATGAATGGTGAAGATCATAGCAGCTGGCTAATGGCACCACCACCAATGGCTCCTTTGAATATGGAAAGAGAAGAGCACTGGAGGCGTTTTGACAACTCAGTGAACGCAGTCTCATTTGGGTTTGTGGCCACAGCCATTCTCATTTCAATGTTCCTTGTTATGGCCATCTTTGAGAGATTTCTAAGGCCAAGATCATCAATGCCTCCAGGTCCAAGCTCTGCTTCTGATCTTGAAGCACAGATGATGTTCAATGGCAAGCTCAATTACCCTTCTCCCAAA ATGACAGTGTATGCCAAAGGGGTATCAGTCTTGATGCCTGGCGAGCAAATTCCTACATTTATAGCACACCCAGCTCCGGCACCTTGTCCTCCAGAGCGCATCTTGCAGCCTCTTCATCAATATAACCAAAGCTTCAATTTCACCTCAAGcttagttgaaaataattga